One window of Daphnia carinata strain CSIRO-1 chromosome 7, CSIRO_AGI_Dcar_HiC_V3, whole genome shotgun sequence genomic DNA carries:
- the LOC130695659 gene encoding ATP-citrate synthase-like, translated as MSARAIWEATGKDLINRNLNYSNGVAKCRFAVYDQSVPWNQLVEQEPWLQTEKLVVKPDQLIKRRGKLGLIKVNVGLAEVQQWVDERIDKDVQVGKATGKLRRFIIEPFVAHKDEEEAYVCIYSERNGDVILFHHQGGVDIGDVDEKALRLSVEIDSKPSQEQISSGLLVNVTDAAKKERVAEFIVALYDVYVNLHFTYMEINPLVVTDDGGVFMLDLAAKIDATADFLCRTKWGDIEYPPPFGRDAYPEEAYIADLDSKSGASLKLTILNRAGRIWTMVAGGGASVIYSDTICDLGGANELANYGEYSGAPSEQQTYEYAKTILSLMTQDKHPDGKVLIIGGGIANFTNVAATFKGIVKALLQYQTKLVDHKVSIFVRRAGPNYQEGLRVMREVGANLGIPVHVFGPETHMTAVVGMALGKRPIPSASVVEFSTANFLLPGGQEDEMPRARAVSQDSGVGNRNSWDEKDGPRATAAASASSLAFLKPLFTSETKAIVWGMQTRAVQSMLDFDFVCRRKEPSVAAMVYPFTGDHKQKFYWGHGEVFISVYKSMDDAMKKHPTADVMVNFASLRSAYESTVEAMTYPQIRTIAIIAEGIPENSTRKLNKLAAEKHVAIIGPATVGGIKPGCLKIGNTGGMMDNILHSKLYRPGSVAYVSRSGGMSNELNNIVAHHSNGVCEGVAIGGDRYPGTTFIDHLLRYQNDPEVKMLVLLGEVGGVEEYDVCRALTDGRINKPLIAWCIGTCASMFSSEVQFGHAGACANAERETALSKNKALAEVGAHVPQSFDDLGDVIKKVYNQLVSDGTIVPREEVPPPTVPMDYSWARELGLIRKPASFMTSVSDERGQELLYAGMPISEVLKQNLGIGGVISLLWFQRRLPVYACKFIEMCLMVTADHGPAVSGAHNTIVCARAGKDLVSSLVSGLLTIGDRFGGALDAAARQFSEAYDAGQHPMEFVNTMRKKGELIMGVGHRVKSINNPDMRVTIIKEFLREHFPATPLLDYALEVEKITTSKKPNLILNVDGIIGVAFVDLLRNSGCFTREEAQEYIEIGTINGLFVLGRCTGFIGHYLDQRRLKQGLYRHPWDDISYVLPEKYSE; from the exons ATGTCTGCCCGAGCCATTTGGGAAGCGACGGGCAAGGACTTGATCAACCGGAATTTAAATTACTCTAACGGTGTGGCCAAATGTCGTTTCGCTGTCTATGACCAAAGTGTACCATGGAACCAACTTGTCGAACAGGAGCCTTGGCTACAAACAGAG AAACTTGTGGTGAAGCCGGATCAGCTCATCAAACGACGCGGTAAATTGGGTCTCATCAAGGTCAATGTAGGGCTGGCCGAAGTCCAGCAGTGGGTTGACGAGCGGATCGATAAAGACGTTCAG GTGGGCAAGGCGACTGGCAAACTGCGTCGTTTTATTATCGAACCGTTCGTTGCACATAAAGAC GAGGAAGAAGCTTACGTCTGCATTTATTCTGAACGCAATGGTGACGTCATTCTCTTCCACCATCAAGGAGGGGTAGACATTGGCGATGTAGACGAAAAAGCTCTGCGCCTGTCCGTGGAGATCGATAGTAAACCCAGCCAGGAACAAATATCAAGCGGTTTATTGGTTAACGTTACCGATGCTGCCAAAAAAGA GCGAGTTGCAGAATTTATCGTTGCGCTCTACGATGTCTACGTCAATCTCCATTTTACCTATATGGAAATTAATCCGTTGGTGGTGACGGATGATGGTGGAGTATTCATGCTGGATCTGGCGGCCAAGATCGATGCCACGGCCGATTTTCTGTGCCGCACCAAGTGGGGAGATATTGAATATCCACCTCCTTTCGGCCGCGACGCCTACCCCGAAGAGGCTTACATCGCTGATTTGGACTCGAAGAGTGGCGCTTCTTTGAAATTAACAATTTTGAACAGGGCCGGTCGAATTTGGACCATGGTGGCCGGCGGTGGTGCTTCGGTCATCTACTCAGACACCATTTGCGACCTGGGCGGAGCTAACGAATTGGCCAACTATGGCGAATACTCTGGTGCTCCATCGGAGCAGCAAACTTACGAATATGCCAAGACGATACTCAGTCTCATGACGCAAGACAAACATCCCGACGGAAAG GTCCTGATTATTGGTGGCGGTATTGCCAATTTCACTAACGTAGCGGCTACATTCAAGGGAATCGTCAAAGCCCTTTTGCAATATCAGACAAAGTTGGTGGATCATAAGGTTTCCATCTTCGTCCGCCGAGCTGGACCCAATTACCAGGAGGGACTTCG AGTGATGCGTGAAGTAGGCGCTAATTTGGGCATACCTGTGCACGTTTTCGGCCCTGAAACCCACATGACTGCCGTTGTGGGCATGGCCCTTGGCAAACGTCCCATTCCTAGCGCATCTGTAGTAGAATTCTCTACAGCCAATTTCTTGCTGCCAGGCGGTCAGGAAGATGAG ATGCCTAGAGCACGCGCTGTTTCCCAGGACTCTGGTGTTGGTAACCGCAACTCGTGGGACGAGAAAGATGGACCACGTGCAACTGCCGCAGCTTCGGCCTCATCCCTGGCTTTTCTAAAACCATTGTTTACCTCCGAGACGAAAGCGATCGTGTGGGGAATGCAGACACGTGCCGTCCAATCGATGTTGGATTTCGATTTCGTCTGCCGTCGCAAAGAACCCTCTGTCGCAGCCATGGTCTATCCATTCACTGGCGATCACAAGCAGAAATTCTACTGGGGTCATGGCGAAGTCTTTATTTCCGTCTACAAGTCGATGGACGACGCCATGAAAAAACATCCAACAGCTGATGTCATGGTCAACTTCGCTTCCCTGCGTTCGGCCTATGAGAGCACGGTTGAAGCTATGACCTATCCCCAAATCCGCACCATTGCCATCATCGCCGAGGGCATCCCTGAAAACTCTACACGTAAGCTCAACAAGCTGGCGGCAGAGAAACACGTGGCCATCATTGGTCCAGCTACAGTTGGTGGTATTAAACCGGGCTGTTTGAAAATCGGCAACACTGGTGGCATGATGGACAACATCCTCCACTCTAAGCTCTACCGTCCCGGCAG TGTGGCCTACGTATCCCGCTCTGGTGGCATGTCCAACGAGTTGAACAACATCGTTGCCCATCACTCGAACGGTGTTTGCGAAGGTGTTGCCATCGGTGGCGACCGCTACCCTGGTACTACCTTCATCGATCACCTTCTTCGCTATCAAAACGATCCCGAAGTCAAGATGTTAGTCTTGTTGGGAGAAGTTGGAGGTGTCGAAGAATACGACGTTTGCCGAGCCTTGACCGATGGGAGAATTAACAAGCCCCTCATTGCTTGGTGCATTGGCACGTGCGCTAGCATGTTCTCATCCGAAGTCCAATTTGGTCACGCCGGAGCTTGTGCCAACGCCGAACGTGAAACGGCCCTCTCGAAGAACAAGGCTTTGGCTGAAGTTGGAGCTCACGTACCGCAAAGTTTCGATGATTTGGGAGATGTCATCAAAAAAGTTTACAATCAATTGGTCAGCGACGGAACGATTGTACCTCGCGAGGAAGTTCCACCGCCCACCGTACCGATGGATTATTCGTGGGCACGCGAACTTGGGCTGATCCGAAAACCTGCCTCATTCATGACCAGCGTCAGCGATGAACGCGGTCAAGAGCTCCTATATGCTGGAATGCCCATCAGCGAG gtattgaaacaaaacttgGGCATCGGCGGAGTCATTTCTCTGCTGTGGTTCCAGCGCCGTCTTCCCGTCTACGCCTGCAAATTTATCGAAATGTGTTTGATGGTGACAGCCGATCACGGACCGGCCGTGTCTGGTGCTCACAACACTATCGTCTGCGCTAGAGCTGGCAAAGATCTGGTGTCTTCTCTGGTGTCTGGACTTTTGACCATT GGTGATCGTTTTGGTGGCGCTTTGGATGCTGCAGCCCGTCAATTCAGCGAAGCTTACGACGCTGGACAACATCCGATGGAATTCGTGAATACTATGCGCAAGAAGGGCGAGCTGATTATGGGCGTTGGCCATCGCGTGAAGAGTATTAACAACCCCGATATGCGTGTTACTATTATCAAA GAGTTCTTACGCGAACACTTTCCAGCCACGCCTTTGCTCGACTACGCTCTCGAAGTTGAGAAGATAACCACCAGCAAAAAGCCAAATTTAATTCTTAACGTAGACGGTATTATCGGCGTGGCTTTCGTCGACCTTCTCCGCAACTCTGGATGTTTTACTCG GGAGGAGGCGCAAGAGTACATAGAGATCGGCACGATCAACGGCCTCTTCGTCTTGGGTCGCTGCACTGGTTTTATCG GCCACTATCTGGATCAAAGACGACTCAAGCAAGGACTCTATCGCCATCCATGGGACGACATTTCATACGTCCTGCCGGAAAAATACTCTGAATAA
- the LOC130695620 gene encoding probable C-mannosyltransferase DPY19L1 yields the protein MNDGSTVSTVTSYTRYTLIASVALVCSCLNFYHVSTMFENDRHFSHLSTLEREMTFRTEMGFYYSYYKRIVNAPSFISGLHHIMNDNKTEYPSTINTLQRFNLYPEVILGAAFRGFVHFAKLIGIKTKECWQVDRGDDLPTVWSCEGLGDASYFYINGVWVFAGITAALIFIYGCYLSRSIFGGIIAISSFFFNHGECTRVQWTPPLRESFGYPLILAQILSVSWCLRQTAPHWKHLCCIAFTTSASLVTWQFSQFVFLTQLLSLTVLWIQNSAPRPNITVVFLGNLIGLQNAIVLLFANEMLLTSLYSCSVVVLLGFIVFLPHFSSRPQSEWMKLRNTVMHVAMVCIGTFLLRFCVSALLGSKDDAHIFNLLRSKFTSFRDFHTMLYTCAAEFDFLSLSTIYRLSSTLLLPIVYAAIGSVALYAAGFGDMTNQGEVCQKRVAASLSIKKQRESRHLKELLKNETASPRKVDAAVQYNILQLMAFIIMAATIMRLKLFMSPHLCIIASLVASKKYMFFVKGKLMHLALLAALLSGMSFAGLRNLKEQRSIIGEYSNPALEDLINWIQKETPREEAAFAGPMPIMASILLTTQRPVINHPHYEYANLRERTKTVYRAFGRGTVAELYRSLVDLKVTYFVLQDHWCFGEPRPGCSMLDVWDTDEPHRKDLNPLCSVLFEGNSSPLQRVFSNEIYVVLRVPSRYVEVKLPPRQYRQ from the exons ATGAACGATGGATCAACTGTTTCAACAGTCACTAGTTACACGCGGTACACACTGATCGCATCCGTTG CATTAGTGTGTAGCTGCCTCAATTTTTACCATGTATCTACCATGTTTGAAAATGATCGACACTTTTCCCATCTCTCCACTCTTGAGAGGGAAATGACTTTCCGCACTGAGATGGGCTT TTACTACTCATATTATAAACGAATAGTCAATGCTCCGTCATTCATCTCTGGGCTTCATCATATCATGAATGACAATAAAACTGAATATCCATCTACTATTAACACGTTACAGAGATTCAATCTCTATCCCGAG GTAATTTTGGGAGCTGCATTTAGAGGATTTGTACACTTTGCAAAATTGATTggcatcaaaacaaaagaatgttggCAAGTTGATCGTGGTGACGATTTACCGACTGTTTGGAGCTGCGAAGGCTTGGGAGATGCTTCATATTTTTACATCAATGGAGTGTGGGTTTTTGCAGGAATCACGGCCGCCCTCATTTTCATTTATGGTTGCTACCTGAGCCGTTCCATATTTGGTGGCATAATTGCaatttcaagttttttcttcaaccaTGGAGAG TGCACACGCGTTCAGTGGACTCCTCCTTTGCGAGAGAGCTTTGGCTATCCTTTGATTTTGGCCCAGATTTTATCGGTCTCTTGGTGTTTACGTCAGACTGCGCCTCACTGGAAACATTTGTGCTGTATTGCCTTTACTACGTCGGCTTCGCTAGTCACTTGGCAATTTTCGCAATTTGTCTTCCTCACCCAATTGCTcagtttaacggtgttgtggATTCAAAATTCTGCTCCACGTCCCAACATAACAGTGGTTTTTCTTGGAAATctg aTTGGACTGCAAAATGCTATCGTATTGCTATTCGCAAATGAAATGCTCTTGACATCTCTATACTCGTGTTCAGTCGTCGTGTTACTCGGGTTCATTGTGTTTCTTCCCCATTTCTCATCTCGCCCTCAAAGTGAGTGGATGAAACTTAGGAACACAGTCATGCATGTTGCAATGGTCTGCATCGgtacttttcttttaagaTTTTGCGTGTCAGCTCTGTTAGGATCGAAAGACGAT GCTCATATTTTCAATCTACTGAGATCAAAATTCACTTCCTTCCGTGACTTCCATACAATGCTCTACACTTGCGCAGCTGAATTTGACTTTTTGTCACTGTCTACCATTTACCGACTGTCTTCAACCCTTTTACTGCCTATCGTCTACGCAGCTATTGGAAGCGTTGCCCTATACGCTGCAGGTTTTGGAGACATGACAAATCAAGGCGAAGTATGCCAGAAGCGTGTAGCAGCTTCCTTATCAATCAAAAAGCAAAGAGAATCCCGACATTTGAaagaattattaaaaaatgaaacggcATCGCCCCGGAAAGTTGATGCTGCTGTTCAGTATAACATTTTACAACTAATGGCATTTATCATCATGGCGGCAACGATAATGCGTCTGAAGCTCTTCATGTCACCTCATTTGTGTATAATTGCAAGTCTGGTTGCTTCTAAGAAG taCATGTTTTTCGTCAAAGGCAAACTAATGCACTTGGCGCTGCTGGCGGCGTTATTAAGCGGGATGAGCTTTGCCGGTTTACGTAATCTCAAAGAACAAAGAAG TATTATCGGAGAATACAG taatccAGCTTTAGAGGATTTGATTAATTGGATTCAAAAGGAGACGCCGCGAGAAGAGGCAGCCTTTGCAGGGCCAATGCCTATCATGGCATCAATATTACTTACTACCCAAAGACCAGTAATAAATCATCCACACTACGAATATGCTAACCTAAG AGAACGCACAAAGACAGTCTATCGGGCGTTTGGTCGTGGCACAGTAGCCGAATTATATCGCTCACTAGTTGATCTCAAGGTAACGTATTTCGTTCTCCAGGATCACTGGTGCTTTGGTGAGCCACG ACCCGGATGCAGCATGTTGGACGTTTGGGACACAGATGAACCTCATCGTAAAGATCTCAATCCCTTGTGCTCGGTGTTATTCGAAGGAAACTCGAGTCCGTTGCAACGAGTCTTCTCCAATGAGATTTACGTGGTGTTGCGAGTGCCGTCACGCTACGTTGAAGTGAAACTTCCGCCTCGTCAGTATCGTCAATGA